A window of the Henckelia pumila isolate YLH828 chromosome 3, ASM3356847v2, whole genome shotgun sequence genome harbors these coding sequences:
- the LOC140890549 gene encoding uncharacterized protein encodes MHAALLWTVSDFPGLGCLFGWNTYAKNACPTYADKTDALYLKHGKKWSFRGHRRFLSPNANIQKMASYGKPELRELDLSPFFGSDVLKMTLNKNILFGKSNASKPTARVKTGSIEQMWRKRSIFFTLPYWEFNLIRHNLDPMHIEKNVCDNILGTLLNDPYKSKDSVAARRDLKILEIMKQLWPQKQPNGTDYLPAACYSLSKPEKKIFCSVLKDIRVPDSVSSDISKCVDVERGRIMGLKSHDCHVIMEYFLPIALRRVLSKKVVAPLIILCEYFKAVCGKSLREDELQKAEEGVILAMCQLERIFPPSFFTIMVHLVIHLAYEARVAGPVHYRWMYLIERYLGRLKNFVRNRARPEANIAEAYLADECIVFCSRYLEGGNLFYDNELRHKETSNVEFPSLPMFPQVGRPTKGCQVVTLDAKTLNQAHRYILSNCTMLNPYREEFKQELKRRHRYGRRPTNSEFDDLVRMQFADWFAKRVDRTNEQIDDLDLRALSCGPNSIAFRYHGFNVNGFTFRTVESEQNKKVQNSGVMVPSAHENDDHESTYYGRLTDVISLDYGGRGRIVLFRCDWVNITNGVKIDPLGFEMVNFSRLMHTGEREEHEPFILASQAQMVYYVCDPKDEDWYCVIRHTPRDIYNMGDEDDFDTTNFIRNNFSGA; translated from the exons ATGCACGCTGCATTGCTTTGGACAGTTAGTGACTTTCCTGGTTTGGGATGTTTGTTTGGATGGAATACATATGCTAAGAATGCATGCCCAACATATGCTGATAAGACAGATGCATTGTACTTGAAGCATGGAAAGAAGTGGTCATTTAGAGGGCATCGTCGCTTCTTATCTCCAAAtgcaaatattcaaaaaatggCTAGTTATGGCAAACCAGAGCTACGTGAGTTAGATCTATCTCCATTTTTTGGATCTGATGTTCTTAAAATGACTCTAAACAAAAACATCTTGTTTGGTAAGAGTAATGCATCGAAGCCAACCGCACGGGTAAAAACTGGGTCAATTGAACAAATGTGGCGAAAAAGAAGTATATTTTTTACTCTGCCATATTGGGAGTTTAATTTGATCAGACATAATTTGGATCCCATGCATATTGAAAAAAATGTTTGTGACAATATCCTTGGTACTCTTTTAAATGATCCGTACAAGAGCAAAGATAGTGTTGCTGCGCGCAgagatttgaaaattttagaaattatgaaaCAATTATGGCCGCAGAAACAACCAAATGGTACAGATTATTTGCCGGCTGCTTGTTATTCTTTGAGTAAGCCTgagaagaaaatattttgttcGGTTCTTAAAGATATTCGTGTCCCTGATAGTGTGTCATCTGATATTTCAAAATGTGTTGATGTTGAACGTGGTAGAATTATGGGATTAAAAAGTCATGATTGTCATGTCATTATGGAATATTTCCTTCCAATTGCTCTTCGTCGAGTGTTGTCGAAAAAAGTAGTTGCACCATTAATCATTTTGTGTGAATATTTCAAGGCAGTGTGTGGAAAGTCCTTACGAGAAGATGAGTTACAGAAAGCTGAAGAAGGGGTTATACTGGCTATGTGTCAATTGGAAAGGATTTTTCCCCCATCATTTTTCACAATAATGGTGCATTTGGTGATACATTTAGCATATGAGGCAAGAGTAGCTGGACCGGTGCATTATCGATGGATGTATCTGATAGAAAGATATCTTGGTagacttaaaaattttgttagaaATAGAGCACGGCCAGAGGCAAACATTGCAGAGGCATATTTGGCAGATGAATGTATTGTATTTTGTTCTCGTTATTTAGAGGGTGGCAATTTGTTCTATGATAATGAATTAAGACACAAAGAGACATCAAATGTTGAGTTCCCATCATTACCAATGTTTCCACAAGTGGGACGACCTACGAAAGGATGCCAAGTAGTCACTTTGGATGCCAAAACTTTAAATCAAGCCCATAGATATATCCTTTCTAACTGTACAATGTTGAACCCATATCGTGA AGAATTTAAGCAGGAGTTGAAGAGAAGACATAGATACGGTCGTCGTCCAACTAATTCTGAGTTCGATGATTTGGTTCGAATGCAATTTGCGGACTGGTTTGCAAAAAGA GTTGATCGAACAAATGAACAAATTGATGACTTAGATCTACGAGCACTTTCATGTGGTCCAAATTCTATAGCATTTCGTTATCATGGGTTCAATGTAAATGGTTTCACATTTCGCACAGTTGAATCTGAACAAAACAAAAAAGTGCAGAATAGCGGGGTCATGGTGCCATCTGCTCATGAGAATGATGATCATGAGTCAACCTATTACGGTCGATTAACTGATGTTATCTCACTTGATTATGGTGGTCGTGGAAGAATTGttctttttcgatgtgattGGGTTAACATTACTAATGGAGTGAAAATTGATCCGTTAGGATTCGAAATGGTGAACTTTTCACGCTTGATGCATACAGGAGAACGTGAAGAACATGAACCTTTTATTTTGGCTTCACAAGCTCAAATGGTCTATTATGTGTGTGATCCAAAAGATGAGGACTGGTATTGTGTCATTCGTCACACACCAAGAGATATATACAATATGGGAGATGAAGATGATTTTGATACAACAAATTTCATTCGTAATAATTTTTCTGGTGCGTAA